One Excalfactoria chinensis isolate bCotChi1 chromosome 19, bCotChi1.hap2, whole genome shotgun sequence genomic window carries:
- the PEX12 gene encoding peroxisome assembly protein 12 yields MAELGAHLTAEAAGDDRPSIFEAVAQDSLMAAVKPALLHLVKVLAESNPGRYGLLWRRFDEIYVLLDFLLQQHYLARCSASFSENFYSLKRIPTGDGKQQPLATAGLPKKQHWKSLLLLILVPYLKGKLEKLVSSLREEDEYSIHPPSSSWKRFYRAFLAAYPFVNMAWEGWFLIQQLCYILGKAQHHSPLLRLAGVRLVRLTAEDIQALEKKLTVAASSQTHSIKTQVQSAVRKALGGIAFSLSTGLSVCVFFLQFLDWWYSSENQETIKSLTALPTPPPPVHLDHEVDSALLPKLKTVCPLCRKVRVNATALSTSGFVFCYRCVYNYVKTHQRCPITGYTTELQHLVKLYSPES; encoded by the exons ATGGCGGAGTTGGGCGCCCACCTGACGGCCGAGGCGGCCGGCGATGATCGGCCCTCCATCTTCGAGGCGGTGGCCCAGGACAGCCTGATGGCGGCCGTGAAGCCCGCCCTGCTGCACCTGGTCAAG GTGCTCGCTGAGTCTAATCCTGGCCGGTACGGCCTCCTCTGGCGCAGGTTTGATGAGATCTACGTCCTTCTGGAttttctgctccagcagcactaCCTGGCCAGGTGCAGTGCCTCCTTTTCTGAAAACTTTTATAGCTTAAAGAGGATACCGACAGGAGATGGCAAACAGCAACCTTTGGCCACTGCTGGCCTGCCAAAGAAGCAGCACTGGAAGTCTCTCCTGTTGCTGATTCTCGTTCCTTACCTAAAAGGAAAGCTAGAGAAGCTCGTGTCCAGCCTTAGGGAAGAGGATGAGTATTCCATCCATCCTCCATCATCCTCCTGGAAGCGTTTTTACCGAGCCTTTCTAGCTGCCTATCCCTTTGTAAACATGGCCTGGGAGGGCTGGTTTCTCATCCAGCAATTGTGCTACATCCTTGGGAAGGCTCAGCATCATTCCCCCTTGCTGCGGCTGGCTGGAGTTCGCCTGGTGAGACTGACTGCAGAGGATATCCAGGCCCTGGAGAAGAAACTGACTGTAGCAGCCTCAAGTCAAACGCACAG CATTAAAACACAAGTGCAGTCAGCAGTGAGGAAAGCCTTGGGAGGCATCGCCTTCTCGCTGTCCACCGgcctgtctgtctgtgtgttcTTCCTCCAGTTCCTGGACTGGTGGTACTCCTCTGAAAACCAAGAAACTATCAAGTCTCTGACAGCACTCCCCACTCCCCCACCCCCTGTGCATCTCGACCACGAGGTGGACTCAGCTCTCTTACCCAAACTGAAGACAGTGTGCCCTCTGTGCCGCAAAGTCCGAGTCAATGCCACAGCCTTGTCCACGTCTGGCTTTGTGTTTTGCTACCGTTGTGTGTATAATTATGTGAAGACTCACCAGCGCTGCCCGATCACAGGTTACACCACAGAGCTCCAGCACCTGGTCAAACTTTACTCTCCTGAGAGCTGA
- the UNC45B gene encoding protein unc-45 homolog B: MEDPIQLKEEGNKYFQASDYERAAQSYTQAMKLNKDRALQAVLYRNRAACYLKKEEYAKAASDASRAIDINSSDIKALYRRSQALEKLGKLDQAFKDAQKCATMEPRNKNFQETLRRLGADIQEKLRIQFSTDMRVQKMFEILLDENSEKEKREKAANNLIVLGREEAGAERIFQNNGVSLLLQLIETKNAELVLAAVRTLSGMCTGHKARATAILHYLGIDNICMWMSVDNEEISLAVCNLLQTITDCLLGQGKEEHHGKEEALVLDTKKDLKMITMHLLDMLVSKNVSGQGRDRALNLLNKNIPRKDLKDHDNSRTIFVIDNGLKKILKVVGQIPEMPGCLPLTENTQLTASILLNKLYDDLRCDPERDNYRVICEEYIKSKVDPQNMDKTLHAIQMVSGVLQGPFDLGNKLLSMKGVMEMMVALCGSEREIDQLVAVEALIHASTKLSRATFIISNGITLLKEIYKKTKNEKIKIRALVGLCKLGSAGGTDYGLRQFAEGSTEKLAKQCRKWLCNTSIDARTRKWAVEGLAYLTLDADVKDDFVEDEQALQAMFELAKTSDKTILYSVASALVNCTNSYDTKELVPELVQLAKFSKQHVPEEHPKDKKDFVVKRVKRLLKAGVVSALACMVKADSAILTDQSKELIARVFLALCDDPKDRGTIVAQGGGKALIPLAVEGTDVGKIKASHALAKIAAISNPDMAFPGERVYEVVRPLISLLNTERDGLQNYEALLGLTNFSGRSDKLRMKIVKEGALPDIENYMFENHDQLRQAATECMCNLVVSKEVQERFVADGNDRLKLVVLLCGEDDEKVQKAAAGALAMLTAAQKKLCSKMTEVTTQWLEILQRLCLHDNMEVQHRGLVIAFNLISASKELAKKLVESELLEILTFVGKQEDDPKKQHIINAARDCLTKCMDYGLIKPLSRA, translated from the exons aTGGAGGATCCCATCCAGCTGAAGGAGGAAGgcaacaaatattttcaagccAGCGACTATGagagagcagctcagagctACACGCAGGCCATGAAGCTCAACAAGGACAGGGCACTGCAGGCCGTGCTGTACCGCAACCGGGCTGCGTGCTACCTGAAAAAG GAGGAATATGCCAAGGCAGCCTCGGATGCATCTAGAG CTATTGATATCAATTCCTCGGATATCAAAGCTTTGTACCGGCGCAGCCAAGCTCTGGAAAAATTGGGAAAATTGGACCAAGCGTTCAAAGATGCTCAGAAATGTGCTACCATGGAGCCCCGCAACAAGAACTTCCAGGAGACCCTGAGACGCCTGGGAGCTGACATCCAGGAGAAG CTGCGCATTCAGTTCTCCACAGACATGCGGGTGCAGAAGATGTTTGAAATCCTGCTGGATGAGAACAGCGAGAAAGAGAAGCGAGAGAAG GCTGCCAACAACCTCATAGTCCTGGGCCGGGAGGAAGCGGGTGCTGAGAGGATTTTCCAGAACAACGGGGTcagtttgctgctgcagctgatagaaaccaaaaatgctgagctggTCCTGGCAGCCGTGAGGACACTTTCGGGCATGTGCACAGGACATAAGGCTCGG GCCACTGCCATCCTCCATTACCTGGGCATTGACAACATCTGCATGTGGATGTCGGTGGACAACGAGGAGATCTCGCTGGCTGTCTGCAACCTCCTGCAGACCATCACTGACTGCTTGCTGGGGCAGGGCAAGGAGGAGCACCATGGCAAGGAGGAGGCTCTGGTGCTAG ATACTAAAAAAGACTTGAAGATGATCACGATGCATTTGCTGGATATGTTGGTCAGTAAGAATGTATCCGGGCAGGGACGAGATCGAGCTCTCAACCTCCTCAACAAGAACATACCAAGGAAGGACCTGAAGGACCATGACAACAGCAGGACCATTTTTGTCATCGACAACG GCTTAAAAAAGATACTGAAAGTGGTGGGCCAGATTCCTGAGATGCCTGGCTGCCTGCCGCTGACAGAGAACACCCAGCTGACTGCCTCCATCCTCCTCAATAAGCTCTACGATGACCTGCGCTGCGACCCTGAGCGTGACAACTACCGTGTGATCTGCGAGGAGTACATCAA GAGCAAAGTCGACCCACAGAACATGGACAAGACGCTCCACGCCATCCAGATGGTGTCTGGAGTTCTGCAAGGGCCGTTTGACTTGGGCAACAAGCTGCTTAGCATGAAGGGGGTGATGGAGATGATGGTTGCCCTGTGTGGGTCCGAGAGGGAGATCGAccagctggtggctgtggaagcCCTCATCCATGCTTCCACCAAGCTGAGCCGGGCCACCTTCATCATCTCTAATGGAATAACACTCCTGAAGGAGATCTACAAGAAGACCAAGAATGAGAAGATCAAAATCCGAGCCCTAGTG GGTCTCTGCAAGCTGGGCTCAGCAGGAGGGACAGATTATGGGCTGCGGCAGTTTGCTGAGGGCTCCACGGAGAAGCTTGCCAAGCAGTGCCGAAA GTGGTTGTGCAACACCAGCATTGATGCCCGCACCAGGAAGTGGGCTGTGGAAGGACTGGCATATCTGACCCTTGATGCAGATGTGAAAGATGACTTTGTGGAAGATGAGCAAGCCCTGCAAGCTATGTTTGAGTTAGCCAAG ACAAGTGACAAGACTATCCTGTATTCTGTGGCTTCTGCGCTGGTGAACTGCACCAACAGCTACGATACGAAGGAGCTGGTCCCAGAGCTGGTGCAACTGGCCAAATTCTCCAAGCAGCACGTGCCTGAGGAGCATCCCAAG GACAAGAAGGATTTTGTTGTGAAGCGAGTGAAGCGGCTGCTGAAAGCCGGCGTTGTCTCAGCCTTGGCCTGCATGGTGAAAGCTGACAGTGCCATACTGACAGACCAGAGCAAGGAGCTCATCGCCAG GGTGTTCCTTGCATTGTGTGATGACCCCAAGGACCGTGGGACCATTGTCGCTCAAGGTGGTGGAAAG GCCCTGATTCCTCTGGCTGTGGAAGGCACAGACGTTGGCAAGATAAAAGCTTCTCACGCTCTGGCAAAAATTGCTGCTATCTCCAATCCAGACATGGCGTTCCCAGGAGAGAGG GTGTACGAAGTGGTGAGGCCCCTCATCAGCTTGCTGAACACTGAGAGAGATGGGCTCCAGAACTATGAGGCTCTCCTGGGGCTCACTAATTTCTCAGGAAGAAGTGATAAGCTTAG GATGAAAATAGTCAAAGAAGGGGCATTGCCAGACATTGAAAACTATATGTTTGAGAACCATGACCAACTCCGACAGGCAGCCACAGAATGCATGTGCAACCTGGTGGTCAGCAAGGAG GTTCAAGAGCGGTTTGTGGCTGATGGAAACGACCGGCTGAAGCTGGTGGTGTTACTGTGTGGTGAGGATGATGAGAAGgtccagaaagcagcagcaggagccctgGCCATGCTTACAGCAGCACAAAAGAAACTCTGCTCAAAGATGACTGAAGTG ACCACCCAGTGGCTTGAAATCCTGCAGAGGCTCTGCCTGCATGATAACATGGAAGTACAGCATCGTGGACTGGTCATCGCTTTCAATTTAATCAGTGCCAGCAAAGAGTTGGCAAAGAAACTGGTGGAGTCAGAGCTCCTGGAGATCCTGACATTCGTCGGCAAGCAAGAAGATGACCCCAAGAAGCAGCACATCATTAATGCAGCACGCGATTGTCTCACAAAGTGCATGGATTATGGGCTGATCAAACCTCTCTCTCGAGCATGA
- the RAD51D gene encoding DNA repair protein RAD51 homolog 4, with translation MVVLRAGLCPGLTEEMIQVLKANNIRTVVDFVSSDLEDVAQSCSLSYKALVAVRRVLLAQFSAFPTNGADLYEELKSSTAILPTGNPSLDQLLDAGLYTGEVTELAGAPGSGKTQVCLSIAASVSLGLRQHVFFLDSTGGFTASRLYQMLQAQVEDKEEQLEALQRVQVVRVFDIYEMLRALHEVRDCLSQQVESSAGPLKAVLVDSVSAVLSPLLGGRQSEGLAIMMQLARELKTLAKEFGVAVVVTNQVTRDSSTGALKSALGRSWSFVPSTRVLLQGRAVPWEEGTAPHTACLAKSPRQPTGMQVQLDIGGDDVQEQRPVTPTP, from the exons ATGGTGGTCCTGCGGGCCGGGCTGTGCCCTGGTCTTACCGAAGAGATGATCCAAGTTCTCAAGGCAAACAACATCAGGACGG TGGTGGACTTTGTGTCATCGGACCTAGAGGACGTTGCCCAGAGCTGTTCCCTGTCTTACAAG GCGCTGGTGGCTGTGCGCCGGGTGCTGCTGGCCCAGTTCTCAGCCTTCCCCACCAATGGAGCAGATCTCTACGAGGAGCTCAAGAGCTCCACTGCCATCCTGCCGACCGGCAACCCCAG cttggACCAGCTGCTGGATGCAGGGCTGTACACCGGGGAGGTGACGGAGCTGGCAGGAGCACCGGGCAGTGGGAAGACACAG GTGTGCCTCAGCATCGCAGCCAGCGTGTCCCTTGGCCTCAGGCAGCACGTCTTCTTCCTTGACTCCACGGGGGGGTTCACCGCCTCCCGCCTCTACCAGATGCTCCAGGCCCAGGTGGAGGACAAGGAAGAGCAG CTGGAGGCCCTGCAGCGGGTGCAGGTGGTCCGTGTGTTCGACATCTACGAGATGCTGCGTGCCCTGCATGAGGTGCGGGACTGCCTCTCCCAGCAG GTGGAGAGCTCGGCGGGGCCGCTCAAGGCAGTGCTTGTTGATTCAGTGTCAGCCGTGCTGTCCCCACTGCTGGGTGGCCGGCAGTCGGAGG gcTTGGCCATCATGATGCAGCTGGCCCGGGAGCTGAAGACGTTGGCCAAGGAGTTCGGCGTGGCAGTGGTG GTGACCAACCAGGTGACAAGGGACAGCAGCACCGGAGCTCTCAAGTCAGCCCTTGGCCGCTCCTGGAGCTTCGTGCCCAGCACccgtgtgctgctgcagggcagagcagtgccaTGGGAGGAGGGCACCGCTCCGCACACCGCGTGCTTGGCCAAGTCACCACGCCAG CCAACAGGGATGCAGGTGCAGCTGGATATTGGCGGTGATGATGTGCAGGAACAGAGGCCAGTGACACCCACACCATGA